Sequence from the Pecten maximus chromosome 8, xPecMax1.1, whole genome shotgun sequence genome:
GGCCTTCTAATGCTTATCCTGACCAACAGTCGGTCGCGTTGGCTCAGCAACGCCGTGGATGATTACTATTCCCGCGAAAAAACTTTCAGTGACGTCAGTGAATCCGGGGTGTACAACTCGCTGAAGTGGGAGCCTGTAAAGGGCTCTGTTTATGACACCATGGGCGGTGGCAGGGAGATGGTGGTACGCGCCCTAGAGGGTGACAAATTATCCACCCTTCATCATGGTCCATCCCCAAATGATATAGACATGTCAAAGTTTAAGTACAGCGATATACTTGATTTTGTTGTTCCCGTTCCTCGTGTATCGACGACCGACAGGGTGTACAGATTAAATAAAACTATCATGGAAAACCACTTACGGTTGGAACCAAGAAAATACACTAAAACAGTGGTCATTTTGACGCCCATTCATAATAGTGAAAAGAGTTTGATGAATTATGTACGAGAAATCAACCATCTCTCTTACCCTCATCATCTCATTTCCGTTGTCTTTGGAGAGGACGGTAGCCATGACGGCACGCTCACAGTGGCTCACGAAGTTGCGAaagatttaaaagattttgGCTTTAAGAGGACTGAAGTTCTTCATTTTAACATTTCAGGGCAGGTGGGTGGCGGCTGGGGCGATATACATCACATACTGGTTCAATATAAACGTCGAAAACATCTTGCACAGGCGCGGAACCTTCTTCTGAAAGGGGGTCTTAAAAATGAAGACTATGTTTTATGGATTGATAGTGACGTAGGCAGTATGCCCTCTGACCTCATTGAACAGCTAATGTATGCTGACAAGGACATCGTGACGCCGCTTTGTCTTTTCTCTTCCGGTGGCGTAGACCGCGTTTATGACAAAAACACTTGGCGGGAAACTGAAGATTCGTTAAGAAACCAAAAGACACTTAAACCGTTCGAACTTGTGGTCGAAGGCTACAGTACTACATTGCGGTTGTATCTATCTGACCTTCGGGCTGAAGGTCGCGTCGTGCCGATAGATGGCGTTGGTGGATGTAGTCTATTAATAAAAGCCGAATGTCATAGAAAGGGACTTATTTTTCCGGAAGAAATATATGACCACCACATAGAAACCGAGGGTTTATCGAAAATGGCGAAAAATATGTCTTTTGGAGTGTATGGACTCCCGTTTGTTTTGGTCTACCATTCGTGATATTGATATAGTTAATTTCGAGTGATGGAGTCATGATTTCATAATGTGATATAGATACTATCGAGGGACGGGGTTATGCTTTTAATATCATTGTGAAAAAAGAGCTTCCAAAAATACGATTGTCTAATAGGGTCCTCTAGATAATACATTGGTCATTAGCTGAAAATAAACTAATTAATCAAAAATTTAACCCCAACTTTTAGttcaaaataatttacttgTTCGCGAAATATCCCCTAACTTGAATGCATTTTCAATGAGAAAACATATATCTAGCTCCCTTTAAGTGCTAAATATAGCAAAGATATTTGTCGATTTTATCTTTTGGATCCAACACATCGTCATTCATATGATTAACAATTATTTATATGGGTCATCACCGGAATCGACAGCATTTAGATTTGTGATACAATTTAGTtatcaatgaaaatattaagTAGCTCccgatatatatatgttctagGTTGTACGTCCCTTCATTATGTCAATCttcaatttgattttataaTATCATGATAATTTAAAATCATTACCCCCGTGGTTCCTTAAGGAAGTGAGGAACGTAATGCAATGGGAGGGATTGACTCGAATTGTTATAGACCATGTACATGCCCTAGTACCATtactctccgctaggctgcactccaatctaattaaaattagtcttgtaatttccgctcctctacgataATACCGTATTACAGTGTATCGAAGAGGAGCGGAGATTACAAGACTAATTATAATTAGATTGGGCTCCACTCATtagatgttgttttattttcgtACATTCCTAAGACACCAAGTGTCTCTTTTACATTCCATTTTTTTGCTCTGTTTTTCACTATTTTATGGTGTTTTCTTTTTAagtttgatttttgtatttcttgTTATCCATCTAAATAgacattatgtgtgtatgtatgcaCTACATTCCCCGTTATAAGGGTACGTATTATACTTTCGGTTTCTCACCTCCTCGATACTTTACCGAGTTTCGAAGAAGAGTAGAACTACAAGTCTGATTTTGATAAGATTTTTccatcactgacacacagtgggtcacagggacctgagaatttgttacagtctatgtgtattcaGGCTTGTCTTAGTGTAAACCGAGAGGCGTCATATAATGGTTATCAAGTCCCCGTGCCTTTGCtttaatttatttatagatCGCATTTTCATAGCTCATGAATCAACTGAGagggttatatatactttttttattcTTGGTCGTGGTAATTGGGTATACCTGAAAATATTCTGATAGGAATCTGGTCGGTTCCACTGTACACtattattcaaactgacatgTCAAACTTGTCCATTGTAAAAACGGTAtaggcttatatgaaatatgaataaaCATTATAAGGAAACCACGGTGCTGCAATGCAATTTGCATATTAGATGTTCCATTTGGATTTTTTTGTATGGGTAATGTTTTTGACTTTCTTGTGTAAAGCCAGGCAACCCTGTATCAGCCATGGTATtgtatgttttgtgtgataaatatgtgatattttccAATCAAAGACGCATTATTGTTAAGATTATCGAAGTTTGTAAAATCTcgatatatttttgtacatttaaaaCCATCTTGACGTTTCATTCTATTCGAGGAATAAAAACTTATCTTTTTATACATTTAGAATGCATTATTTATTATCTTATGGAGGCATGGGCGATCAACATACCACAGAACGTTGTAGCAACTCAATACATGTAGACAAGTGTTTTTCCCTGCAAAAAGGAGAGTTCCAATCGAAAACGAGGCTCTGGGTGTCCAACTTCCTATTCAATATGGCTTCAAATGTAACATCcgatatacaaaaaatgtattgagTAAAGAACTTAATACTTTCAGTTACACACTGTTGTACTAGTAAGAATAATTTTATCTTCACAAACATAAGACACAAAAAAGTTACTGATCACATATTTACAATTAGTCTTACTATGAAATTCTTGTGAATTAAACAAGGTTGAAGTTCAATCAGTTTTAACCAGACtgaaggtcaaagttcaaagtcaCTTCATTCAGTAAATCGCAGAAACTTCACAAAatctatgtataatgtataatgcaGCCGAGTTACTAAAAATCATAACTGAAGAATTAAAGACAAATGAAGACTAAGAACTTTTTGGTTCAAGAGAATTAATTATAATCCACATAGATATTCACTTTTACTCATCAGAGGTCACAACAAAACAGAATTAGGTATATATTCATATTATGTTGAAAGTAACCAAAATACCAAGGATGGCCACAAGAAATCAATTATTCGGATCCCTACACAATATATGGTTACATTTATAAATCCAAGATGACCCTTACATAGATGCTACAacctgattaaaatcagctttTACATGGCTACGTGTAGCGGAACTGCACCGGGTCGATCGTCGGCGACCatgtagctcaattggtagagtaTCCGGCTAGGAAGACATTGGCTTTCAATCTTGGTAGCATCATTGTGTTGATCTTCCCATGCCCAGTATGCACATGTATcttaaaaacaagagatcccagagggatcttggcgtccaccattgaatgatctttacaggttccatgttagattgatcttctctctatttttcccttcatCTTACTAGTCTGTGTAAATAGAGAAACATCGATCCTTCCAgaacttttcaaacaaggggaacttatatttgaaatttaagatttagcgataatggctgtctgtcgaccatgttgttttcagattggtcccaaaatgcaatatgatggaccaaggggaacctacatatggaatttgaggaagatcccttcagtaccttctgtatcaaagggccaaaggccctgagaaacgtcagggtatgaggtcatataataagacatttaaaattggattttatagtcagtcAGCTACacttgtatcagatgaaatgtcttaatctggttattcctattctatatagAATGTATTCAAGAAAAcctgtataacatatttatctgctgacaactttccaatagctgagtatatACTGTAGTTCTTTCCCTGACCTCTTTAatgtttgtggaagattattgatacacttctgaatcagtaaagctgcttgtaaactttgaagaaaaaatcaactgaaggacaaatcagtctattaacagttacatgtacaaccagagataaaatccaagatgtacatagcctatttgttttctatttatatTATAAGATGGTAATAAGATCTagtaaaaatctattttatgACTCCTAGCAACatcgaaaatgtaaatatttacctcCGATAGAAAACTGCGGTCACGCTATCGGCCAcgctgtccgacgagacatatctagACCTAATCCGTCAcgatcaaacaaataataatcttatttaatgaaatcctcatgaaaaacggcaatgtagtttgttacaacttgccttcattcctattgatatttcttgcgtattctagcgagatacaaataaatataaaactgCAAACTGTCGCTGGTTcagttacattagacataaccaTTTTGGCAGTTAGTCACGTGATAGCTGAAGTTATCCCATGGAATGTTTGACTGCGAAGCTATTGatagaattgtaaacatttgactTCATAAACATAGTTGGttgaaatgttcctgcatatgaatTCAGgatgaacatacatgtacgagtctaagacatgtggatagtttctctgtggaCGCAGGTAAATTTCCACGACGGTCAAACTGAATTTGTTTACTTTCGCTTTCAAGGCAGgattgagacagaactacgtaatcctacgccaacaaaattgcatatattggttaggaaaatgtttatatttataatctaaaatagtcaagaacaccaaacattcatgtttcattttaaataattgcagtaaacaagggaaccatcagttaaatcgtgtcaataattgctgttaaaataggaactatattaggccGTGGAGGTATATCATTTGTATCACAGAAAAGAGAAGCtgttagccggaaacaaaagtgtgactaacaaaatttacccaccacgactatatataacggcaggtgccaaaggcatcctgacgttaaaaatagtgataacaaacttcaattgtcaaaatccaagatggctgcctgtcagccatgttgttttcagattg
This genomic interval carries:
- the LOC117332752 gene encoding mannan polymerase II complex anp1 subunit-like gives rise to the protein MNFRRCKLNLVTTIVVVNMLGLLMLILTNSRSRWLSNAVDDYYSREKTFSDVSESGVYNSLKWEPVKGSVYDTMGGGREMVVRALEGDKLSTLHHGPSPNDIDMSKFKYSDILDFVVPVPRVSTTDRVYRLNKTIMENHLRLEPRKYTKTVVILTPIHNSEKSLMNYVREINHLSYPHHLISVVFGEDGSHDGTLTVAHEVAKDLKDFGFKRTEVLHFNISGQVGGGWGDIHHILVQYKRRKHLAQARNLLLKGGLKNEDYVLWIDSDVGSMPSDLIEQLMYADKDIVTPLCLFSSGGVDRVYDKNTWRETEDSLRNQKTLKPFELVVEGYSTTLRLYLSDLRAEGRVVPIDGVGGCSLLIKAECHRKGLIFPEEIYDHHIETEGLSKMAKNMSFGVYGLPFVLVYHS